Proteins encoded by one window of Streptococcus suis S735:
- a CDS encoding Txe/YoeB family addiction module toxin produces the protein MGIHFTDDAWEDYLYWQGQDKKTLKRINKIIQDMQRHPFEGIAKPEPLKYDYQGAWSRRIDAENRLIYMVEADRLCILSLKDHYR, from the coding sequence ATGGGAATCCATTTTACAGACGACGCCTGGGAAGACTATCTTTATTGGCAGGGTCAGGATAAGAAAACACTGAAGAGAATCAATAAGATTATCCAGGATATGCAGCGACATCCTTTTGAAGGCATTGCCAAACCAGAACCTTTGAAGTATGATTATCAAGGTGCCTGGTCTCGGAGAATTGATGCGGAGAATCGGTTGATTTATATGGTGGAAGCTGATCGGTTGTGCATCCTGTCGCTAAAGGATCATTATAGGTGA
- a CDS encoding type II toxin-antitoxin system Phd/YefM family antitoxin produces the protein MEAIVYSHFRNHLKDYMKKVNDEFEPLVVVNKNPEEDIVVLSKSEWDSLQETLAVARNTYLSQKVLRGMAKVKTGQTQERNLIEAD, from the coding sequence ATGGAAGCTATTGTATATTCCCATTTTCGAAATCACTTAAAGGACTATATGAAAAAGGTCAATGACGAGTTTGAACCTTTGGTCGTGGTTAATAAAAATCCAGAGGAAGATATTGTTGTACTCTCAAAGAGTGAGTGGGATAGTTTACAAGAAACCCTCGCTGTTGCTCGGAACACTTATCTGTCTCAAAAAGTCCTACGTGGTATGGCTAAAGTCAAAACGGGACAAACCCAAGAACGAAACCTGATAGAGGCGGACTAA